One window from the genome of Deltaproteobacteria bacterium HGW-Deltaproteobacteria-4 encodes:
- a CDS encoding two-component sensor histidine kinase encodes MKIKIKHKLFFTLLLTSTVVAAGMFWFIQISFDRGFLHYVNRQELAQLEQLDQLDERLAKGYAEHGSWQFLIEDKRLWLQLHRDIFSLPSMGRHPEQGGGHNRLGGPQPPPGNLKGIGPRLVLFDVNKERVIGGPHDAVFEPDLKLKPVIYQSLTIGYLGLIPAEKLSGEGDLLFLEQQSESFALMAMAMAVLSLLLSYPMTIHLLRPIKELTGGTSKLIAGQFKTRISVMTNDELGQLSCDFNNLAMTLEENEKARQQWVADISHELRTPLAVLYSDIEALQDGIRHPSPQNLAILHEETVHLRRLVDDLYELSMSDIGALTYKKVMVDPVSILKGSIELFEQRLSQNKIRLTVDLPANLAISVLADPDRLQQLFTNLLENSLRYTDTPGLLEIHMLVNKSSVFFHFEDSAPSVSPSQLPKLFDRLYRGEESRNRTKGGAGLGLAICKNIVEAHHGKIDANISSLGGLDIKIEFPLRS; translated from the coding sequence GTGAAGATTAAAATTAAGCACAAACTATTTTTCACCCTGCTACTGACCAGTACCGTGGTCGCCGCCGGCATGTTCTGGTTTATCCAAATAAGTTTTGATCGTGGGTTCCTCCACTACGTTAACAGACAGGAATTGGCGCAATTAGAACAACTGGACCAACTCGATGAACGACTGGCGAAAGGCTACGCCGAGCATGGCAGTTGGCAGTTTTTGATAGAAGACAAGAGGCTCTGGCTGCAACTCCATCGTGACATCTTCTCTTTGCCATCAATGGGGAGACATCCGGAACAAGGGGGGGGGCATAACCGTTTGGGCGGACCACAACCTCCTCCCGGGAATTTAAAGGGCATTGGTCCGAGGCTCGTCCTCTTCGACGTCAACAAAGAGAGGGTCATTGGGGGGCCGCATGATGCAGTATTCGAGCCCGACCTCAAGCTGAAACCGGTCATTTATCAATCTTTGACCATTGGTTACCTGGGACTGATCCCGGCGGAGAAGCTCTCGGGGGAGGGCGATCTCCTCTTTCTTGAACAACAGAGCGAATCCTTTGCGCTGATGGCAATGGCAATGGCAGTGCTATCGTTGCTCCTTTCTTATCCGATGACTATTCACCTGTTGCGCCCGATCAAGGAACTCACCGGGGGGACAAGCAAGCTAATAGCCGGGCAGTTCAAGACCCGTATCTCGGTCATGACTAACGACGAACTTGGTCAGCTATCCTGCGATTTCAACAACCTGGCCATGACGCTGGAAGAGAACGAAAAAGCACGGCAGCAATGGGTGGCCGATATCTCCCATGAATTACGCACCCCGCTGGCGGTCCTGTACAGCGATATCGAAGCACTACAGGACGGAATCCGCCATCCCAGCCCACAAAACCTGGCGATCTTGCATGAAGAGACCGTGCACCTGAGACGGTTGGTCGACGACCTTTACGAGCTCTCCATGTCCGATATCGGGGCGCTTACTTATAAAAAAGTCATGGTCGATCCCGTCAGCATATTAAAGGGGTCCATCGAACTCTTTGAGCAACGTCTGTCCCAGAACAAAATCAGACTCACGGTCGACCTGCCGGCGAACCTCGCCATTTCAGTCCTGGCCGATCCCGACCGATTGCAGCAACTCTTCACTAATTTATTGGAGAACAGCCTGCGCTACACCGACACACCGGGTTTGCTGGAAATCCATATGCTCGTCAATAAGTCTTCTGTCTTCTTCCACTTTGAAGATTCAGCGCCGAGCGTCAGCCCGTCACAACTGCCGAAGTTATTCGATCGCTTGTACCGGGGCGAGGAGTCACGCAATCGCACCAAGGGCGGTGCAGGACTCGGCCTGGCGATCTGTAAAAATATCGTTGAGGCCCATCACGGAAAGATCGATGCGAACATCTCTTCCCTTGGCGGTCTCGATATCAAGATTGAGTTCCCCCTGCGTTCATGA
- a CDS encoding [Fe-S]-binding protein, with amino-acid sequence MPIKSIKGCIGCGDCVKTCPTDVIRLDAGAKKAFIKYPADCQICHLCRMYCPVDAITISPEKSIPVVVSWG; translated from the coding sequence ATGCCCATTAAATCAATCAAGGGGTGCATCGGCTGTGGCGACTGTGTAAAAACCTGCCCCACTGATGTTATTCGCCTAGATGCGGGGGCAAAAAAAGCATTCATCAAATATCCGGCGGATTGCCAGATTTGCCACCTCTGCAGGATGTACTGCCCGGTGGACGCCATCACTATTTCACCGGAAAAGAGCATCCCGGTTGTGGTTTCGTGGGGGTAG
- a CDS encoding FAD/NAD(P)-binding:oxidoreductase: MSEYLKSRFFVQSMLIFTGGPLFIWGMGRMTERSFLKESLSILTILAFFQVISQFYLSRSNGPAVAEVTMGRMARVHNFSGYTAITILLIHPVLLVIPRFFESGVTPLDAFWSILTRAGVAIQTFTTPGVILGVIAWCLLLLLGATPLLRKILPLKYTTWRLIHGMLSALFIFSASWHVIDLGRHSNSSMALYIGILSASGVFLLLKNYCSKSAKLNGDTNGNV; this comes from the coding sequence ATGAGTGAATATCTGAAAAGTCGATTTTTCGTTCAGTCAATGTTGATCTTTACCGGCGGACCGCTCTTTATCTGGGGAATGGGACGTATGACGGAGCGATCGTTTTTGAAGGAATCCCTCTCGATTCTGACTATCCTGGCCTTTTTTCAGGTGATCAGTCAGTTTTATCTCTCTCGGTCGAACGGGCCAGCGGTTGCAGAAGTGACGATGGGCAGAATGGCCCGCGTGCATAATTTCAGCGGCTATACGGCTATCACAATATTGCTTATCCACCCTGTCCTTCTGGTCATTCCCAGGTTTTTTGAATCAGGCGTTACCCCACTTGATGCTTTCTGGTCCATTTTGACCAGAGCTGGCGTTGCCATCCAGACATTTACCACCCCGGGTGTTATCCTGGGCGTCATCGCCTGGTGCCTGCTTCTACTGCTTGGTGCAACCCCTCTCCTCCGAAAAATACTACCTCTTAAATATACGACCTGGCGGCTTATACACGGCATGTTGTCAGCTCTGTTTATCTTCAGTGCTTCATGGCACGTTATCGATCTCGGACGTCATTCAAATAGTTCCATGGCTCTGTATATCGGAATTTTGTCCGCCAGTGGAGTTTTCCTTCTGCTGAAGAACTACTGTTCAAAATCTGCAAAGCTAAATGGAGATACCAATGGAAACGTCTGA
- a CDS encoding succinate dehydrogenase/fumarate reductase flavoprotein subunit codes for METSENTKGLSRRNFMAIAGGAAGLAAVAAMGFSARDGEIGGNIAEIDIDKMTYSENEADVLVIGSGMAGLFAAVKAYDAGAKVLMVSKGRLGASGQTPFAKGIFAYDPAKEKVGLDEFVATVSRSALGTNNPVFTRQMAEHSLARVKELREWGFFDSPLYFNSFSKPLNERGIAVIERVMLTHLVKENGKIVGAAGFSLDEAKVHFFTAKSVILCTGAGGFKPNGFPICDLTHDGTMMAYEIGAKVTGKEWNDGHVGSATNSAACFDGWHGMFERKPDTTGVEVHHDLGVEDCYQAYMQGNPMAGGPPGQGRGRIVTGGPFRPKEFAEDQSRRPPPPGGDSKKGGPPPGRGGGASVAGSSAGMSIHKSEGLVPINDQGATNIPGLFAAGDALGSHMAGGIYTQGGSSLAGSAVQGAIAGEAAQSYATGLAMPVISRNRRKEIEADILAPLKRKQGYGPAWVTQTLQGVMIPNFVLYIKKEKMLTAALAYIEELRDHHRPMLRAADLHELRLAHETANMILNAEMKLRASIMRTESRCSHYRLDYPEVDTENWNAWINIYKGSDGSMQLEKQAFGTWPS; via the coding sequence ATGGAAACGTCTGAAAACACGAAAGGCCTGTCACGCCGGAATTTCATGGCGATTGCCGGTGGTGCGGCCGGTCTGGCCGCCGTGGCCGCCATGGGGTTCTCCGCACGGGATGGAGAGATAGGCGGAAATATCGCTGAAATCGATATCGACAAAATGACCTATTCCGAAAATGAAGCGGATGTGCTGGTGATCGGCAGTGGCATGGCGGGGCTCTTTGCCGCAGTCAAGGCCTATGACGCCGGGGCGAAAGTGCTGATGGTCTCCAAGGGGAGGCTGGGGGCTTCGGGACAGACACCCTTTGCCAAAGGAATCTTCGCCTACGATCCGGCCAAGGAAAAAGTAGGCCTCGATGAGTTTGTGGCTACGGTCTCCCGCTCTGCACTCGGCACCAATAATCCGGTCTTTACCCGGCAGATGGCCGAGCACTCTCTGGCCCGGGTCAAGGAGTTGCGGGAATGGGGTTTTTTTGACTCACCCCTGTACTTCAATTCGTTCAGCAAACCGCTGAACGAGCGTGGAATTGCAGTTATCGAACGGGTCATGCTGACTCATCTGGTCAAGGAAAACGGGAAAATTGTCGGGGCTGCCGGTTTCAGTCTTGATGAAGCAAAGGTTCACTTCTTCACCGCCAAAAGCGTAATCCTCTGCACCGGAGCCGGTGGTTTCAAGCCCAATGGTTTTCCCATCTGCGACCTGACCCATGACGGGACGATGATGGCCTATGAAATCGGCGCTAAGGTCACCGGCAAAGAGTGGAACGACGGCCATGTGGGGTCAGCGACCAACTCTGCGGCCTGTTTTGACGGCTGGCATGGCATGTTCGAAAGAAAACCGGACACAACAGGAGTAGAGGTTCATCACGACCTGGGGGTAGAAGATTGCTACCAGGCATATATGCAGGGCAACCCCATGGCAGGTGGCCCTCCGGGGCAAGGAAGAGGAAGAATCGTCACAGGCGGCCCCTTTCGGCCGAAAGAATTTGCTGAGGATCAGAGCCGCAGACCTCCACCGCCCGGTGGTGACTCAAAAAAGGGTGGTCCGCCTCCCGGCAGAGGTGGGGGGGCCTCTGTCGCCGGCTCATCCGCCGGTATGTCTATTCATAAATCGGAGGGGCTGGTGCCGATCAACGACCAGGGCGCCACCAATATCCCCGGGCTCTTCGCCGCCGGAGACGCGCTCGGCTCCCATATGGCGGGCGGCATCTATACCCAGGGTGGCTCTTCACTGGCCGGATCTGCAGTTCAGGGTGCCATTGCCGGCGAAGCGGCGCAGAGTTATGCGACCGGCCTGGCGATGCCGGTAATTTCCAGAAACAGACGCAAGGAAATCGAGGCCGATATTCTGGCACCACTGAAAAGGAAACAAGGCTACGGGCCGGCCTGGGTGACCCAGACCCTGCAGGGGGTCATGATCCCCAACTTTGTGCTGTATATCAAAAAGGAGAAAATGCTGACTGCGGCCCTGGCCTATATTGAAGAGCTGCGGGATCATCATCGGCCGATGCTGCGCGCCGCCGACCTGCATGAACTCCGGCTGGCCCATGAAACCGCCAACATGATTCTGAATGCCGAGATGAAACTGCGGGCTTCAATCATGCGCACAGAGAGCAGGTGCAGCCACTATCGACTCGATTACCCTGAGGTGGACACTGAAAACTGGAATGCCTGGATCAATATCTACAAAGGAAGTGATGGTTCGATGCAGTTGGAAAAACAGGCTTTCGGGACGTGGCCATCGTGA
- a CDS encoding peptidase, with protein MQMRRSIMAVSTVPLLAVLFYLFLAGATGAQIPPSDWGTVAKATKNIVVNIKVIKLYSQKGNSKEIGVTDKRDDLPSENEPSVGEGLSPRSYKEQASGSGFIISNDGYILTNSHVVDGAARVKVNLSDGRSFAAVIKGLDRKLDLALLKIEAEAPLPVANLGDSDLLNVGDGVIAIGNPFGLTQTVTAGIVSATGRMLYENNPDNFIQTDASINPGNSGGPLVNSRGEVVGINTAKIAGGDGLGFAIPINVVKTVLSQLKETGQVKRGWIGCSFQPLTPDLAKSFGAPNSEGLLIANIDKGHSADRAGFRRGDLILEFDGKIIRNISDFVSIFHATPVGKKVAVVLLRNNKRESAEVLIEDLNEVKASERKSLVYEKLGLMVVDYSDGEPRNIADKEANGLLVASIKLGGVADEAGIKEGDVVKDVDGNSIDGFVSFEKAMNDHNPSIPLRFLIFRGGSWIYITLQPDRVLAV; from the coding sequence ATGCAGATGCGTAGATCAATCATGGCCGTCAGTACAGTGCCTTTACTGGCAGTCTTGTTCTATTTGTTCCTGGCAGGCGCTACAGGGGCTCAGATTCCTCCTTCTGATTGGGGAACTGTTGCCAAAGCCACCAAAAACATTGTAGTCAACATCAAAGTCATTAAGCTTTATTCCCAAAAAGGTAACTCCAAGGAGATAGGCGTTACCGACAAAAGAGATGATTTGCCAAGCGAAAATGAGCCGTCCGTGGGAGAGGGACTGTCACCCCGCTCCTATAAGGAACAGGCTTCCGGTTCGGGCTTCATCATCAGCAATGATGGATATATCCTGACAAATAGCCATGTTGTGGATGGTGCTGCCCGAGTAAAAGTGAATCTTTCCGACGGGCGATCTTTTGCGGCAGTCATAAAGGGGCTTGACAGAAAACTCGATCTTGCACTCTTGAAGATCGAAGCAGAAGCACCGCTTCCGGTGGCGAATCTCGGTGACAGCGATCTTCTAAACGTCGGCGATGGAGTGATCGCAATAGGCAACCCCTTTGGGCTTACGCAGACGGTAACGGCTGGAATAGTCAGCGCCACCGGGAGAATGCTCTATGAAAATAACCCCGACAATTTCATTCAAACCGATGCCTCGATAAATCCCGGTAACTCGGGCGGTCCGCTGGTCAACAGCCGTGGTGAAGTTGTCGGAATCAATACTGCCAAGATAGCTGGAGGTGATGGGTTGGGCTTTGCCATTCCAATTAATGTGGTAAAGACAGTCCTCTCCCAGTTGAAAGAGACCGGTCAGGTGAAAAGGGGCTGGATTGGTTGTTCCTTTCAGCCCCTTACTCCAGATCTAGCCAAATCGTTTGGAGCGCCCAACTCTGAAGGGTTACTTATTGCGAATATCGACAAGGGGCATTCCGCCGATCGTGCCGGATTCAGGCGTGGTGATTTAATTCTGGAGTTTGATGGAAAGATCATTCGAAATATAAGTGATTTCGTCAGTATTTTTCATGCCACTCCTGTCGGGAAGAAAGTCGCAGTGGTGTTATTGCGTAATAATAAACGGGAAAGTGCAGAGGTCTTGATCGAAGATCTTAATGAAGTAAAGGCAAGCGAGCGGAAAAGTCTCGTGTATGAAAAACTTGGTCTCATGGTCGTCGATTATTCTGATGGGGAACCCCGCAACATTGCGGATAAAGAGGCGAATGGACTCCTGGTTGCTAGTATTAAATTGGGGGGAGTTGCAGATGAGGCCGGAATAAAGGAGGGGGATGTCGTTAAAGATGTTGACGGAAACTCCATCGACGGATTCGTTTCATTTGAAAAGGCCATGAATGACCACAATCCCTCAATACCCCTACGATTTCTGATCTTTCGAGGGGGTAGCTGGATATACATCACTTTACAGCCTGACCGAGTGCTTGCAGTTTAG
- a CDS encoding spore coat protein, which produces MRYRFLLFSTISLFIFSLIIGCSGGDISSDSNVASTSKPVISAMFPATTYAGSSAQTLTIVGSGFLSGAMVSFNGISRPATYVSNTHLTAELTTEEQAVAGTYPVTVTNPEPSSGTSSSQVFTLTSLIFGDTVIATPDWTAETHGKLKAPAITTNLSKVFDNSQVQRLDITIDASNWAVMQSNLTTLRTKLLAPNNYYLMDDPICVPGEVKYNGKEWYRVGIRYKGNSSLYGANSNKLPFKLKFNEFEDIYPAIAGQRFYGIKKLSLKSNFKDESEIHENVAAQLFRDFGLKSSHTSLCKLYVDYGSGPVYYGLYTLVEEVDDTVIKTQYADDTGNLYKPEDGAAYLSTGNFNTYEFAKKTNESALDYSDVQALYDALNSSLRLTDTATWKANLEKILDVPIFLKWLAANNVMQNWDTYGVMTHNFYLYRNPATGLFEWIPWDNNEALASNNRCLTLGASEVTSQWPLIRYLLDNADYAAQYRLNVHDFATNYFNATRMVPIYAAQSDLIREAVLSEGTGYTFTSSSKFDAAILMLKSHVALRNAAALAY; this is translated from the coding sequence ATGAGATACCGCTTTCTTCTATTTAGCACAATCAGCCTGTTTATCTTCTCTCTGATCATTGGGTGCAGTGGGGGGGATATATCATCCGACAGCAACGTAGCAAGCACAAGCAAGCCAGTCATTTCAGCCATGTTCCCGGCGACCACCTACGCAGGGTCATCGGCACAGACTCTTACCATTGTGGGAAGCGGCTTTCTAAGCGGAGCCATGGTAAGTTTCAATGGCATCAGTCGCCCGGCTACGTATGTCAGTAACACCCATCTGACGGCTGAACTCACGACTGAAGAACAGGCAGTAGCGGGTACGTACCCTGTGACCGTTACCAACCCGGAGCCCTCCAGCGGGACATCAAGCAGCCAGGTCTTTACACTTACCAGCCTGATCTTTGGCGATACTGTCATCGCGACACCTGATTGGACTGCCGAGACGCATGGAAAGCTTAAAGCCCCCGCCATTACGACCAACTTGAGTAAAGTCTTTGATAACAGCCAGGTACAAAGATTGGATATTACCATCGATGCCAGCAACTGGGCCGTGATGCAGAGCAACCTGACAACACTCAGAACGAAACTGTTGGCACCGAACAATTATTATCTGATGGATGATCCGATCTGTGTCCCTGGCGAGGTCAAGTATAACGGCAAAGAATGGTATCGGGTCGGTATCAGATATAAGGGGAACTCCAGCCTTTATGGCGCCAATAGTAACAAGCTCCCCTTTAAGCTGAAGTTTAACGAATTCGAGGATATTTATCCTGCTATCGCCGGGCAACGTTTCTACGGCATCAAAAAACTAAGTCTCAAAAGCAACTTTAAGGATGAATCAGAAATCCACGAGAATGTCGCAGCCCAACTTTTCCGTGATTTTGGCCTGAAAAGTTCACACACCTCGCTCTGCAAGCTCTATGTGGATTACGGAAGTGGACCGGTCTACTACGGATTGTACACACTGGTGGAAGAGGTGGATGATACCGTCATTAAAACGCAATATGCCGACGATACCGGAAATCTTTATAAGCCGGAGGACGGTGCTGCCTACCTCTCGACAGGAAACTTCAATACTTATGAATTTGCTAAGAAAACTAACGAAAGCGCCTTAGATTACAGCGATGTGCAGGCACTTTACGATGCGCTGAACTCAAGCCTTCGCCTGACTGACACGGCAACCTGGAAAGCCAATCTCGAAAAGATTCTTGATGTTCCGATTTTTCTTAAATGGCTTGCGGCGAATAACGTCATGCAGAATTGGGACACCTATGGCGTTATGACACACAATTTCTATCTGTATCGAAATCCTGCAACCGGGCTTTTTGAATGGATCCCGTGGGACAATAACGAGGCACTTGCATCAAACAACCGTTGTCTGACTCTGGGCGCTTCGGAAGTGACATCACAGTGGCCGCTTATCAGGTACCTGCTGGATAATGCTGATTACGCCGCACAATACCGGTTGAATGTGCATGACTTCGCCACAAACTATTTCAATGCAACGCGGATGGTCCCTATCTATGCAGCCCAGTCAGATCTGATACGGGAGGCGGTTTTGAGTGAGGGGACTGGATACACGTTTACTTCATCCAGCAAGTTTGATGCAGCAATATTAATGTTGAAGAGTCACGTTGCGCTCCGTAATGCGGCGGCACTGGCATATTAG
- a CDS encoding cytochrome C, translating into MRNLIVVITATSLALFASTAFAVSSGKTLEFKGSETGVVTFDGAMHKEAVTSCKDCHKEGLFPKMKQGTVKITMEEIYAGKLCGVCHNGQKAFEAKGNCERCHVKK; encoded by the coding sequence ATGCGGAATCTTATCGTTGTCATTACAGCCACTTCTCTTGCTCTTTTTGCCAGCACCGCTTTCGCCGTTTCTTCAGGCAAGACCCTCGAATTCAAGGGGAGTGAAACCGGCGTCGTGACTTTTGATGGTGCAATGCATAAAGAGGCTGTCACCAGCTGTAAAGACTGTCACAAGGAAGGACTCTTCCCGAAAATGAAGCAGGGAACCGTAAAGATCACCATGGAAGAGATTTATGCTGGTAAACTTTGCGGTGTTTGCCATAACGGACAAAAAGCCTTTGAAGCCAAGGGAAATTGTGAACGTTGTCACGTCAAAAAATAA
- a CDS encoding 3-octaprenyl-4-hydroxybenzoate carboxy-lyase: MGYRNLQEAVQDLEKNGQLQRINVEISANQEIGLIQRRVFAAGGPALLFTNVSGCAFPLLGNLFGTMQRTRLIFRDALPRIEQLVKSKVDPMTLLRAPAGILPAVAGAWHLLPKKVAAGPVLAQRIALSQLPQLKSWPDDGGAFITLPQVYSESPARPGTAGGNLGMYRVQLSGNDYDPEREVGLHYQIHRGIGVHHAEAIARGERLRVNIFVGGPPSLTVAAVMPLPEGMSELSFAGLLGGHRLAMIARPGALPIPAEADFCIVGSIDPQRTKEEGPFGDHLGYYSLRHNFPVLDVEAVYHRPGAIWPFTTVGRPPQEDTIFGAFIHELTGPLIPTVLPGVKAVHAVDAAGVHPLLLALGSERYVPYSRERRPMELLTQANAILGQGQLSLAKFLFIMAQEDVPGLDLHDVKSFLTAFLQRVDWQQDLHFQTHTTIDTLDYSGSGLNQGSKVVLAAAGAMRRELPTTIPPDLRLPADFGAPRLAFPGVLVLNAPAAAGQRGLPDPLIDDFCTSLPEDHPVNRFPLIVVVDDSDFVSATTDNFVWTTFTRANPASDIYGLGAATIARHWGCRGSLVIDARAKPHHAPPLIEDPALVRKIEALATSNGPLAGLFK, translated from the coding sequence GTGGGCTATCGCAATCTGCAAGAGGCCGTTCAAGATCTCGAGAAGAACGGGCAGCTGCAACGTATCAATGTCGAGATTTCGGCAAATCAGGAGATCGGACTGATTCAGCGCCGCGTCTTTGCCGCTGGCGGCCCGGCCCTCCTCTTTACCAACGTCTCGGGTTGTGCCTTCCCCCTCCTCGGCAATCTCTTCGGGACCATGCAGCGTACCCGGTTGATCTTTCGCGATGCACTCCCCCGGATTGAGCAGCTGGTCAAGAGTAAGGTCGATCCCATGACCCTGTTGCGCGCCCCCGCCGGGATCCTCCCCGCCGTGGCCGGAGCCTGGCATCTGCTGCCGAAGAAGGTTGCCGCCGGACCAGTTCTGGCACAGCGCATTGCCCTGTCGCAGTTGCCGCAACTTAAATCGTGGCCGGATGACGGTGGCGCTTTTATTACCCTCCCCCAGGTCTACAGCGAATCTCCGGCGCGCCCAGGAACAGCGGGGGGGAACCTCGGTATGTACCGGGTGCAGTTGAGCGGCAATGATTATGACCCGGAGCGAGAAGTCGGGCTGCATTACCAGATACACCGTGGTATCGGTGTCCACCATGCTGAAGCGATCGCACGCGGCGAGCGGCTGCGCGTCAATATCTTTGTCGGCGGTCCGCCAAGTCTCACTGTCGCTGCCGTCATGCCGCTACCGGAAGGGATGAGCGAACTTTCCTTTGCCGGCCTCCTCGGCGGCCATCGTCTGGCGATGATTGCGCGTCCCGGCGCCTTGCCGATTCCCGCCGAGGCCGACTTCTGTATCGTCGGCAGCATCGACCCGCAACGCACCAAAGAGGAAGGCCCTTTTGGCGATCATCTCGGTTACTACAGTCTGCGCCATAATTTCCCCGTCCTCGATGTTGAAGCAGTCTATCACCGACCCGGCGCCATCTGGCCCTTTACGACCGTCGGCCGGCCGCCGCAGGAGGATACCATCTTCGGCGCTTTTATCCATGAACTGACCGGCCCGCTGATTCCGACGGTCCTGCCCGGGGTCAAGGCGGTGCATGCTGTCGATGCCGCCGGCGTCCATCCTCTCCTCCTTGCTCTCGGCAGCGAGCGCTACGTCCCTTATAGCCGTGAGCGCCGGCCGATGGAGCTCCTCACCCAGGCCAACGCCATCCTCGGCCAGGGGCAGCTCTCCCTTGCCAAGTTTCTCTTTATTATGGCGCAAGAAGACGTACCGGGGCTCGATCTGCACGATGTCAAAAGTTTTTTGACCGCCTTTCTCCAGCGGGTCGACTGGCAGCAAGATCTGCACTTTCAGACCCACACCACCATCGATACCCTCGATTACAGCGGCAGTGGCCTCAATCAGGGCTCAAAGGTCGTTCTTGCTGCCGCCGGTGCTATGCGGCGCGAGCTGCCAACGACGATCCCGCCAGACCTCCGCCTCCCCGCCGATTTCGGTGCGCCGCGGCTCGCTTTTCCTGGCGTTCTGGTGCTGAACGCGCCCGCGGCTGCCGGCCAGCGCGGCCTCCCTGATCCGCTGATCGATGATTTTTGCACCTCCCTGCCAGAAGACCATCCGGTCAATCGCTTTCCGCTGATCGTTGTGGTCGATGACAGTGATTTTGTTAGTGCCACCACCGACAATTTTGTCTGGACGACCTTTACCCGCGCCAACCCCGCATCGGATATTTACGGTCTCGGTGCCGCCACCATCGCCCGTCATTGGGGCTGCCGCGGCTCTCTGGTCATCGATGCCCGAGCCAAGCCCCACCATGCCCCTCCGCTGATCGAAGATCCGGCGCTGGTGCGCAAGATCGAAGCATTGGCAACGTCAAACGGCCCCCTGGCCGGGCTCTTTAAATGA
- a CDS encoding LemA family protein codes for MTGLIVLGILLGVSTILGLYGVVLYNGFVQMKNDIDKAWSNIDLLLKQRYDELPKLLKVCEGYMQHEQRTLEAVIRARSQLSSAGSGAEQLAAQNFLSETLRSLFAVTENYPELKADAGFRQFANRISEIEDQIADRRELYNDYVNIYNIRLDQLPDLVIARLFNFTARKLWATDPAHREDVQISFSAVEKGNNERRDLPG; via the coding sequence ATGACAGGATTAATAGTCCTCGGGATACTGCTCGGCGTCAGTACCATCCTCGGACTTTACGGGGTTGTCCTTTACAACGGCTTTGTGCAGATGAAGAACGATATTGACAAAGCCTGGAGTAATATCGATCTCCTGCTCAAGCAGCGCTATGATGAACTCCCCAAGTTGCTCAAGGTCTGTGAAGGATATATGCAACATGAGCAGCGCACCCTGGAGGCGGTCATTCGCGCCCGCTCCCAACTCTCCAGCGCCGGGAGTGGTGCTGAGCAGCTGGCGGCCCAGAACTTTCTCAGCGAAACCTTGCGCTCCCTTTTCGCCGTGACTGAGAATTACCCGGAACTTAAAGCCGATGCCGGCTTTCGTCAGTTTGCCAATCGGATCAGCGAGATCGAGGACCAGATTGCTGACCGTCGCGAGCTTTACAATGACTATGTCAATATCTACAATATCCGTCTCGATCAGCTTCCCGACCTGGTGATTGCCCGCCTTTTTAACTTCACGGCGCGTAAACTCTGGGCGACCGATCCAGCCCACCGCGAGGACGTACAAATTTCTTTTTCCGCGGTGGAAAAGGGGAATAATGAGAGAAGGGACTTGCCTGGCTGA